One Scytonema millei VB511283 genomic window carries:
- a CDS encoding glycoside hydrolase family 99-like domain-containing protein: MQARLIAFYLPQYHPIPENDEWWGKGFTEWTNVTKAKPLFSEHYQPHLPADLGFYDLRLSETRQAQADLAKEYGIYGFCYYHYWFNGKRLLERPFNDVLNSGQPDFPFCLCWANENWTRRWDGKEQNLLLKQIYSEEDDRLHMQWLAQAFSDRRYIKVDGKPLFLVYRATKLPNPQQTVKIWREEAKRLGVGEIFLCRVESFASEQEDPRLIGFDASVEFQPDWTQLGLPLQKGRLWHLARKLGLAHQAYGNHNIYEYSTIVKHMLAKSNPTYQRFPCVTPSWDNTARRQAGAIILQNSTPEVYESWLRTIVDNTLANNYSTEKIVFINAWNEWAEGNHLEPCQKWGHAYLEATRMALRDRKTDFTTYLSRETCLK; encoded by the coding sequence ATGCAAGCTCGCCTAATTGCTTTTTACCTTCCTCAGTATCACCCTATCCCAGAAAATGATGAATGGTGGGGTAAGGGATTTACTGAGTGGACTAACGTCACTAAAGCTAAACCTTTATTCTCAGAGCATTATCAGCCTCACTTGCCAGCCGATTTAGGCTTTTATGATTTGCGTCTATCCGAAACTCGTCAGGCTCAAGCAGACTTAGCTAAAGAGTATGGAATTTATGGCTTTTGTTATTATCACTACTGGTTCAATGGCAAGCGCTTATTAGAACGCCCTTTCAATGATGTGCTAAATTCTGGACAACCAGATTTTCCTTTTTGCCTTTGTTGGGCGAACGAAAATTGGACGAGAAGATGGGATGGTAAAGAGCAAAATCTTCTTCTCAAGCAAATTTACAGCGAAGAAGACGATAGACTACACATGCAGTGGCTTGCTCAAGCATTCTCAGATCGTCGATATATCAAAGTTGATGGTAAGCCTTTATTTTTGGTGTATCGAGCTACGAAACTACCAAACCCGCAGCAAACCGTAAAAATTTGGCGTGAGGAGGCAAAAAGGCTTGGTGTTGGAGAAATTTTTCTCTGTAGAGTCGAAAGTTTTGCTAGCGAACAAGAAGATCCAAGATTGATTGGTTTTGATGCATCTGTAGAGTTTCAACCAGACTGGACTCAACTAGGTTTGCCTCTGCAAAAAGGTAGGCTTTGGCATCTAGCTAGAAAGTTAGGACTAGCCCATCAAGCTTATGGAAATCACAACATATATGAGTACTCAACTATTGTTAAACATATGCTGGCGAAGTCAAATCCAACCTATCAGCGATTTCCCTGCGTTACACCATCGTGGGACAATACTGCACGCCGTCAAGCTGGTGCCATAATTCTCCAAAATTCTACACCTGAAGTTTACGAGTCTTGGTTAAGAACGATTGTTGACAACACTTTAGCTAATAACTACTCTACCGAGAAAATTGTTTTTATTAATGCTTGGAATGAGTGGGCTGAGGGTAATCATCTTGAACCTTGCCAGAAATGGGGACATGCTTATTTAGAAGCTACTCGAATGGCGCTGAGAGATAGGAAAACTGACTTTACAACCTACTTATCAAGAGAAACATGCCTAAAGTAA